A portion of the Nitrospira sp. genome contains these proteins:
- a CDS encoding radical SAM protein: MSSSGLVQIDGLSPIRKEDRKTSKVMLLFPPEWVPTAPYLALPALTSVLREAGHTVVQRDINIEMYDHFFTMEFLIWVKGRLGMQLKPLQDKEKAGRLTEQEAAQKAVLEEAYAVDVFDLADRAEDAKLVVRGERFYDAEKLERALNTFREAMQYISAAYYPASLVFYPMESNLSYRPGVSKEVFACLDDEQVNVYRDICNQLVLPSVSKEKPAVIGISIGTQMQLMAGLTFCKMIKESFPDIHVVVGGNVVTRLQEEWAKHERFFTEVFDAAILYEGEHALLWYIEAMNGQRAIESVPNLMYYESGAVQQSKEVYTEKTAALPLPDFDGLPLDHYFVPERIIPYLATRGCYWGRCTFCDHGQGYFDQYRGMTAQHVVEQVTALRDKYQCKHFLFSDESYPPALFKKVSQLLVDRNVGIKWTTLIRFEETLQDQAVWDLAAKAGCCTLYYGMESANERVLNLMDKHAKKSVIQNNLHQAAKAGIWNHVMAFYGFPGETREEALETRQFVIENQPVIHSVELFYFVAYRHTPMVRNPDKFGITIHKQEEYDLPLDYYYTLNEPVGISCLDAMQLCEEFYKNDFRPWAVRVNSREHVFLYISKFGTNKLPQIYAATKDGATTAEGVSGLVTWPMAIGEGDEGKEGMSRVVSHGVG, from the coding sequence ATGAGTAGCTCCGGCTTGGTTCAAATCGACGGTCTGAGTCCGATCAGGAAAGAGGATCGGAAGACTTCCAAGGTCATGTTGTTGTTCCCGCCGGAGTGGGTGCCGACGGCGCCCTATCTCGCCTTGCCCGCGCTCACCTCCGTGTTGCGGGAGGCGGGGCACACCGTGGTGCAGCGCGACATCAACATCGAGATGTACGACCATTTCTTCACCATGGAGTTTTTAATCTGGGTGAAGGGGCGACTGGGCATGCAGCTGAAGCCGCTTCAGGACAAGGAAAAGGCGGGGAGGCTCACGGAACAGGAAGCCGCTCAGAAAGCGGTCTTGGAAGAGGCCTATGCGGTAGACGTGTTCGACCTGGCGGACCGGGCTGAAGATGCCAAGTTGGTCGTGCGGGGCGAACGGTTCTACGACGCAGAAAAGCTGGAGCGGGCGCTGAATACCTTCCGCGAAGCGATGCAGTACATTTCCGCGGCTTATTATCCCGCCTCGCTCGTGTTTTATCCGATGGAAAGTAATCTGAGCTATCGGCCCGGTGTCTCGAAGGAAGTCTTCGCCTGTCTTGACGACGAACAGGTGAATGTCTATCGCGACATCTGCAATCAACTCGTGTTGCCCAGCGTGAGCAAAGAAAAGCCGGCGGTGATCGGCATCTCCATCGGCACGCAGATGCAGTTGATGGCGGGTCTCACGTTCTGCAAGATGATCAAGGAAAGTTTTCCCGACATCCACGTCGTGGTCGGCGGCAACGTCGTGACGCGGTTGCAGGAAGAGTGGGCGAAGCATGAGCGTTTCTTCACCGAGGTGTTCGACGCGGCCATTTTGTACGAGGGCGAACATGCGCTGCTCTGGTACATCGAGGCGATGAACGGACAGCGCGCAATCGAGTCGGTGCCCAACCTCATGTATTACGAGTCCGGCGCGGTACAGCAGAGCAAGGAAGTGTACACGGAGAAAACGGCGGCGCTGCCGTTGCCGGACTTCGACGGCTTGCCGCTGGATCACTATTTCGTTCCTGAACGGATCATTCCCTATCTCGCGACGCGCGGCTGCTACTGGGGCCGCTGCACCTTTTGCGATCACGGCCAGGGGTATTTCGATCAATACCGCGGCATGACGGCGCAGCATGTGGTCGAGCAGGTGACGGCGCTGCGGGATAAGTACCAGTGCAAACACTTCTTGTTCTCCGACGAATCTTACCCGCCCGCGTTGTTCAAGAAGGTGTCGCAGCTGCTGGTGGACCGGAACGTCGGTATCAAGTGGACGACGCTGATCCGTTTCGAAGAGACCTTGCAGGATCAGGCGGTCTGGGATCTGGCGGCGAAGGCGGGCTGCTGCACGCTCTACTACGGGATGGAGTCGGCGAACGAGCGCGTGCTGAACCTCATGGACAAACACGCGAAGAAGAGCGTGATTCAGAACAACCTCCATCAGGCGGCGAAGGCTGGTATCTGGAACCACGTGATGGCGTTTTACGGCTTTCCCGGCGAGACGCGGGAGGAGGCGCTGGAGACGCGGCAGTTCGTCATCGAGAACCAGCCGGTGATTCACTCCGTGGAGCTGTTCTACTTCGTGGCCTACCGCCACACGCCGATGGTGCGCAACCCGGATAAGTTCGGCATCACGATCCACAAGCAGGAAGAGTACGACCTGCCGCTGGATTACTATTACACGCTGAACGAGCCGGTGGGCATTTCCTGCCTCGATGCGATGCAGCTCTGTGAAGAATTTTATAAGAACGACTTCCGCCCTTGGGCGGTGCGGGTGAACAGCCGCGAGCATGTGTTCCTCTATATCTCCAAGTTCGGCACGAATAAGCTGCCGCAGATCTATGCGGCCACGAAGGACGGTGCGACGACGGCCGAAGGTGTCTCCGGTCTTGTGACCTGGCCGATGGCGATCGGTGAAGGGGATGAGGGAAAAGAGGGGATGTCTCGCGTGGTCTCCCACGGCGTGGGATAG
- a CDS encoding radical SAM protein → MKVEYSKGERASKELILLNRQSFEATSGRKMKVMLIFPPDWFPSEPYLSLPSLTAVLRQAGHTVIQKDINLEMWDWYFSEDFLKKVLRRVPQQLDRLRKLAKKRELEEWEQDLQLTLCDLTRQRIDDLIKKAEKAKAIIRGEVFYEIDQLEWAIHVFREVTSVISMVYAPARICMPPMETDLSYKVFVSHEVMDAVNDTQVNIYRDVFEHLVKPAIEAEQPDVVGISIVLQQQMFSSMTFCALIKQHFPHIHVTIGGNTVTRLRDVLPQSPLFQYFDSAVVYEGETAFVQLVSAVGAKRSLADVPNTIYKDATGVHVSATSFAEDMHALPPPDFDGLPLDKYFVPTKILPYLATRGCYWGRCEFCDHGEGYTAGYRSKKIQDILGEITHLRDKYGAKHFHFTDESYPPALFRKLTRGLIDSNMGIAWTTHMRFEKSLLEDQVWQDAKDSGCKYLHFGYESGNERVLKLMDKATTTEIMTKHLKYTAEAGIWNHCMGFFGFPGETREEAWSSVEFLEQNKDHVHSLGFGTFDLGRHNPVAKHPEKFGVTAYRNPEWDLALDYYFTVKQGLSIEEAERVFEEFERNHHPGWDLRLFIREYIFLYIARFGLQKLPDLQFRSARVATVPPSLAGKM, encoded by the coding sequence ATGAAAGTGGAGTATTCCAAGGGCGAGCGGGCTTCCAAAGAGCTGATCCTCCTCAATCGTCAAAGTTTCGAAGCGACCAGCGGCCGGAAGATGAAGGTCATGTTGATCTTCCCGCCCGATTGGTTTCCTTCCGAACCCTATCTGAGCCTCCCGTCCCTCACCGCCGTGCTTCGCCAGGCCGGGCATACGGTCATTCAAAAAGACATCAACCTTGAGATGTGGGATTGGTACTTCAGCGAGGATTTTCTGAAGAAGGTCCTGCGCCGGGTGCCGCAGCAGCTCGACCGGCTCCGCAAGCTGGCGAAGAAACGCGAACTCGAAGAATGGGAGCAGGATCTCCAGCTCACCCTCTGCGATCTGACGCGCCAGCGCATCGATGATCTGATCAAGAAGGCGGAGAAGGCGAAGGCGATCATTCGCGGAGAAGTCTTCTACGAAATCGACCAGTTAGAGTGGGCTATTCATGTTTTCCGTGAGGTCACGTCGGTGATCTCGATGGTCTATGCCCCGGCCCGGATCTGCATGCCGCCGATGGAGACCGACCTCTCCTATAAAGTCTTCGTGTCGCACGAGGTGATGGATGCGGTGAACGACACTCAGGTGAACATCTACCGCGACGTGTTCGAGCATCTGGTGAAGCCGGCGATTGAGGCGGAGCAGCCGGACGTGGTCGGCATCTCGATCGTCTTGCAGCAGCAGATGTTTTCCTCCATGACGTTCTGCGCCCTCATCAAACAGCATTTTCCCCACATCCATGTGACGATCGGCGGCAACACGGTCACGCGTCTGCGCGATGTGCTCCCGCAGTCGCCGCTGTTTCAATACTTCGACAGTGCCGTGGTCTATGAGGGGGAGACGGCGTTTGTCCAGCTGGTGTCGGCGGTGGGGGCGAAGCGGAGCCTGGCCGATGTGCCGAACACCATCTATAAGGACGCGACCGGGGTGCATGTCTCGGCGACGAGTTTCGCCGAAGACATGCATGCGCTGCCGCCGCCCGATTTTGACGGCCTGCCGCTCGACAAGTATTTCGTGCCGACCAAAATTTTGCCCTATCTGGCCACGCGCGGTTGCTACTGGGGCCGTTGCGAGTTCTGCGACCATGGCGAAGGCTACACGGCGGGATACCGGAGCAAGAAGATTCAGGACATTCTCGGCGAGATCACGCATCTGCGCGACAAGTACGGCGCGAAGCATTTTCATTTTACCGACGAGTCCTATCCGCCGGCGCTGTTTCGCAAGCTGACGCGCGGCCTGATCGACAGCAATATGGGCATTGCCTGGACCACGCACATGCGGTTCGAGAAGAGCCTGCTGGAGGATCAAGTCTGGCAGGATGCGAAGGACTCGGGCTGCAAGTATCTCCACTTCGGCTATGAGTCGGGGAACGAGCGCGTGTTGAAGCTGATGGACAAGGCGACGACGACCGAGATCATGACGAAGCACCTGAAGTACACCGCCGAGGCCGGCATCTGGAACCACTGCATGGGCTTCTTCGGCTTTCCCGGCGAGACGCGGGAAGAAGCCTGGTCGTCGGTGGAGTTTTTGGAGCAGAACAAGGACCATGTGCATTCGCTCGGCTTCGGCACGTTCGATCTTGGCCGGCACAATCCGGTGGCGAAACATCCGGAGAAGTTCGGTGTGACCGCCTATCGGAATCCCGAGTGGGACTTGGCGCTCGACTACTACTTCACCGTGAAGCAGGGGTTGAGCATTGAAGAAGCCGAACGGGTGTTCGAAGAATTCGAACGCAATCACCACCCCGGCTGGGATCTGCGGCTGTTCATCCGGGAATATATCTTTCTCTATATCGCGCGGTTCGGGTTACAGAAGCTGCCGGACCTGCAGTTCCGCTCGGCGAGGGTCGCGACGGTACCGCCGTCGCTTGCGGGGAAAATGTAG